A single genomic interval of Sander lucioperca isolate FBNREF2018 chromosome 9, SLUC_FBN_1.2, whole genome shotgun sequence harbors:
- the LOC116057744 gene encoding kinesin-associated protein 3-like isoform X2 — protein sequence MQDDARYLKRKVTAGSLDVHPTEKALVVHYEVEASILGEGGGHVLGERKEGQKIIRVKSLSPSTDVGALARKVVEECKLIPSSRLPQVEQLLYYLQNRKSSPVEGKMEKKEKRTAKPRELTPFEGMELNEEASITRVDEYIELLYEGIPEKIRGSALILQLARNPDNLEELLHNEAALGALARVLREDWKQSVELATIIIYIFFCFSSFAQFHGVVSHYKIGALCMSVVEHELKRHDVWREELRKKNKACESAPENGSLRRDQDKAVRKYHGLLSKQEQLLRVSLYLLLNLAEDTRTELKMRNKNIVGLLVKVLERDDEELLVLVVSFLKKLSIFLENKNDMAEVDTVERLARLVPCDHEDLLNLTLRLLLNLSFDSGLRAKMVEVGLLPKLTALLGDENNRQVAMRILYHISIDDRFKGMFVYTDCIPQLMQMLYEHGEEETEAELISICINLAANKRNAQLMCEGNGLKMLMKRALKMKDCLLMKMIRNISQHDGPTKSVFIDYVGDLAAEIRAEEEEEWVLECLGTLANLTIPDLDWELVLKEYNLVPYLKDRLKPGSAEDDLILEVVIMIGTVSMDDACAAMLAKSGIIPALIELLNAQQEDDEFVCQIVYVFYQMVFHQATRDVIIKDTQAPAYLIDLMHDKNAEIRKVCDNTLDIIAEYDEEWGRKIQSEKFRFHNNQWLEMVESRQADESEPYLYDNDNDNDRTDLFYSADGITPADGSVSPDFFNDLQPQNGDLLHTGDGNDVFDQTSSSPGRPATAYGFRPDEQPFYQYS from the exons TCCGAGTGAAAAGTCTTTCTCCTAGTACAGATGTGGGAGCTTTGGCCAGGAAAGTGGTGGAGGAGTGTAAACTCATCCCTTCTTCCCGTTTGCCCCAGGTGGAGCAGCTCCTCTACTACTTGCAGAACAGGAAATCATCCCCCGTGGAGGGCAAAA tggagaagaaagagaaaagaacgGCGAAACCTAGGGAGCTGACTCCCTTTGAAGGAATGGAG TTAAATGAGGAAGCCAGTATAACCAGAGTGGATGAGTATATTGAGCTGCTCTATGAAGGCATCCCAGAGAAGATCAGAGGCTCTGCTCTCATTCTGCAGCTCGCCCGCAACCCTGATAACCTGGAGGAGCTGCTACACAATG aggcaGCCTTAGGTGCTCTGGCCAGAGTATTGAGGGAGGACTGGAAACAGAGTGTCGAGCTTGCTACCATCATCATTTACATCTTCTTCTGCTTctccag ttTCGCCCAGTTTCACGGAGTGGTGAGTCATTATAAAATAGGTGCGTTGTGTATGAGCGTGGTGGAGCATGAGCTGAAGAGACATGATGTGTGGCGTGAGGAGCTGCGCAAGAAAAACAAGGCTT GTGAGTCAGCACCAGAGAATGGCTCCCTAAGAAGAGACCAGGACAAAGCTGTGAGGAAATACCATGGCCTTCTGTCCAAACAGGAACAGCTGCTCAGAG TGTCTCTTTACCTCCTGTTGAACCTTGCTGAGGACACAAGGACGGAGCTGAAGATGAGGAATAAAAACATTGTCGGTCTGCTCGTCAAAGTTCTTGAACGGGATGACGAGGAGCTGCTGGTCCTGGTGGTTTCATTCCTCAAAAAACTGTCCATCTTCCTGGAGAACAAGAATGACATG GCTGAGGTGGATACTGTGGAACGATTGGCGCGTCTTGTTCCCTGTGACCACGAAGACCTGTTGAACCTGACTCTGCGTCTGCTGCTCAACCTCTCCTTTGACTCTGGACTCAGAGCCAAGATGGTGGAAGTTGGACTGTTACCTAAATTGACTGCCTTGCTGG GTGATGAGAACAACCGCCAGGTTGCCATGCGTATCCTGTATCACATCAGCATCGACGACCGTTTTAAGGGCATGTTTGTTTACACTGACTGCATACCTCAG CTAATGCAAATGCTGTACGAGCACGGTGAGGAGGAAACCGAAGCTGAGCTCATCTCCATCTGCATCAACCTGGCTGCAAACAAGAGGAATGCACAACTCATGTGTGAAG GAAACGGGTTGAAGATGCTCATGAAGAGAGCTCTGAAGATGAAAGACTGCCTTCTGATGAAGATGATCAGAAACATCTCACAACATGACGGACCAACCAAATCAGTGTTCATA GACTATGTTGGTGACCTGGCAGCAGAGATCcgtgcagaggaagaggaggagtgggTTCTGGAGTGTCTGGGCACGCTGGCCAACCTCACCATCCCTGACCTGGACTGGGAGTTGGTGCTGAAGGAGTACAACCTGGTACCCTACCTAAAAGACAGACTTAAACCAG GCTCAGCGGAGGATGACCTTATCCTGGAGGTGGTGATAATGATCGGAACAGTTTCCATGGATGACGCCTGTGCCGCCATGTTGGCTAAATCTGGCATTATTCCTGCCCTCATCGAGCTACTGaatg CCCAACAGGAGGATGATGAGTTTGTGTGTCAGATCGTCTACGTCTTCTACCAGATGGTGTTTCACCAAGCTACACGAGACGTCATCATCAAGGACACCC AAGCTCCAGCCTACCTCATAGATCTGATGCATGACAAGAATGCTGAGATCAGAAAAGTGTGTGACAACACCCTCGATATTATTGCT GAGTACGATGAAGAGTGGGGGAGGAAAATTCAGTCAGAGAAGTTCCGTTTCCATAACAACCAGTGGCTGGAGATGGTCGAAAGTCGCCAGGCTGATGAGTCTGAACCATATCTCTACGATAACGATAACGACAACGACAGGACTGATCTCTTCTATAgcgcag ATGGAATAACTCCAGCAGACGGTTCAGTCAGCCCAGATTTCTTCAATGATCTCCAGCCTCAAAATGGAGACCTGCTCCATACAGG AGACGGCAACGATGTCTTTGACCAGACCAGCTCATCCCCTGGACGACCAGCTACTGCCTATGGCTTCAGACCTGATGAGCAACCCTTCTACCAGTactcatag
- the LOC116057744 gene encoding kinesin-associated protein 3-like isoform X1, translated as MKFQKYSIQQQASKVKVTAGSLDVHPTEKALVVHYEVEASILGEGGGHVLGERKEGQKIIRVKSLSPSTDVGALARKVVEECKLIPSSRLPQVEQLLYYLQNRKSSPVEGKMEKKEKRTAKPRELTPFEGMELNEEASITRVDEYIELLYEGIPEKIRGSALILQLARNPDNLEELLHNEAALGALARVLREDWKQSVELATIIIYIFFCFSSFAQFHGVVSHYKIGALCMSVVEHELKRHDVWREELRKKNKACESAPENGSLRRDQDKAVRKYHGLLSKQEQLLRVSLYLLLNLAEDTRTELKMRNKNIVGLLVKVLERDDEELLVLVVSFLKKLSIFLENKNDMAEVDTVERLARLVPCDHEDLLNLTLRLLLNLSFDSGLRAKMVEVGLLPKLTALLGDENNRQVAMRILYHISIDDRFKGMFVYTDCIPQLMQMLYEHGEEETEAELISICINLAANKRNAQLMCEGNGLKMLMKRALKMKDCLLMKMIRNISQHDGPTKSVFIDYVGDLAAEIRAEEEEEWVLECLGTLANLTIPDLDWELVLKEYNLVPYLKDRLKPGSAEDDLILEVVIMIGTVSMDDACAAMLAKSGIIPALIELLNAQQEDDEFVCQIVYVFYQMVFHQATRDVIIKDTQAPAYLIDLMHDKNAEIRKVCDNTLDIIAEYDEEWGRKIQSEKFRFHNNQWLEMVESRQADESEPYLYDNDNDNDRTDLFYSADGITPADGSVSPDFFNDLQPQNGDLLHTGDGNDVFDQTSSSPGRPATAYGFRPDEQPFYQYS; from the exons TCCGAGTGAAAAGTCTTTCTCCTAGTACAGATGTGGGAGCTTTGGCCAGGAAAGTGGTGGAGGAGTGTAAACTCATCCCTTCTTCCCGTTTGCCCCAGGTGGAGCAGCTCCTCTACTACTTGCAGAACAGGAAATCATCCCCCGTGGAGGGCAAAA tggagaagaaagagaaaagaacgGCGAAACCTAGGGAGCTGACTCCCTTTGAAGGAATGGAG TTAAATGAGGAAGCCAGTATAACCAGAGTGGATGAGTATATTGAGCTGCTCTATGAAGGCATCCCAGAGAAGATCAGAGGCTCTGCTCTCATTCTGCAGCTCGCCCGCAACCCTGATAACCTGGAGGAGCTGCTACACAATG aggcaGCCTTAGGTGCTCTGGCCAGAGTATTGAGGGAGGACTGGAAACAGAGTGTCGAGCTTGCTACCATCATCATTTACATCTTCTTCTGCTTctccag ttTCGCCCAGTTTCACGGAGTGGTGAGTCATTATAAAATAGGTGCGTTGTGTATGAGCGTGGTGGAGCATGAGCTGAAGAGACATGATGTGTGGCGTGAGGAGCTGCGCAAGAAAAACAAGGCTT GTGAGTCAGCACCAGAGAATGGCTCCCTAAGAAGAGACCAGGACAAAGCTGTGAGGAAATACCATGGCCTTCTGTCCAAACAGGAACAGCTGCTCAGAG TGTCTCTTTACCTCCTGTTGAACCTTGCTGAGGACACAAGGACGGAGCTGAAGATGAGGAATAAAAACATTGTCGGTCTGCTCGTCAAAGTTCTTGAACGGGATGACGAGGAGCTGCTGGTCCTGGTGGTTTCATTCCTCAAAAAACTGTCCATCTTCCTGGAGAACAAGAATGACATG GCTGAGGTGGATACTGTGGAACGATTGGCGCGTCTTGTTCCCTGTGACCACGAAGACCTGTTGAACCTGACTCTGCGTCTGCTGCTCAACCTCTCCTTTGACTCTGGACTCAGAGCCAAGATGGTGGAAGTTGGACTGTTACCTAAATTGACTGCCTTGCTGG GTGATGAGAACAACCGCCAGGTTGCCATGCGTATCCTGTATCACATCAGCATCGACGACCGTTTTAAGGGCATGTTTGTTTACACTGACTGCATACCTCAG CTAATGCAAATGCTGTACGAGCACGGTGAGGAGGAAACCGAAGCTGAGCTCATCTCCATCTGCATCAACCTGGCTGCAAACAAGAGGAATGCACAACTCATGTGTGAAG GAAACGGGTTGAAGATGCTCATGAAGAGAGCTCTGAAGATGAAAGACTGCCTTCTGATGAAGATGATCAGAAACATCTCACAACATGACGGACCAACCAAATCAGTGTTCATA GACTATGTTGGTGACCTGGCAGCAGAGATCcgtgcagaggaagaggaggagtgggTTCTGGAGTGTCTGGGCACGCTGGCCAACCTCACCATCCCTGACCTGGACTGGGAGTTGGTGCTGAAGGAGTACAACCTGGTACCCTACCTAAAAGACAGACTTAAACCAG GCTCAGCGGAGGATGACCTTATCCTGGAGGTGGTGATAATGATCGGAACAGTTTCCATGGATGACGCCTGTGCCGCCATGTTGGCTAAATCTGGCATTATTCCTGCCCTCATCGAGCTACTGaatg CCCAACAGGAGGATGATGAGTTTGTGTGTCAGATCGTCTACGTCTTCTACCAGATGGTGTTTCACCAAGCTACACGAGACGTCATCATCAAGGACACCC AAGCTCCAGCCTACCTCATAGATCTGATGCATGACAAGAATGCTGAGATCAGAAAAGTGTGTGACAACACCCTCGATATTATTGCT GAGTACGATGAAGAGTGGGGGAGGAAAATTCAGTCAGAGAAGTTCCGTTTCCATAACAACCAGTGGCTGGAGATGGTCGAAAGTCGCCAGGCTGATGAGTCTGAACCATATCTCTACGATAACGATAACGACAACGACAGGACTGATCTCTTCTATAgcgcag ATGGAATAACTCCAGCAGACGGTTCAGTCAGCCCAGATTTCTTCAATGATCTCCAGCCTCAAAATGGAGACCTGCTCCATACAGG AGACGGCAACGATGTCTTTGACCAGACCAGCTCATCCCCTGGACGACCAGCTACTGCCTATGGCTTCAGACCTGATGAGCAACCCTTCTACCAGTactcatag